A single genomic interval of Paracoccus contaminans harbors:
- a CDS encoding site-specific DNA-methyltransferase, whose translation MSDSSLSALILSLVPGDGSSIGNGAMMALLRERVPGLTDDDYVAARDALVDDGLLARGRGRGGSIMRVVDADEDEEDGEDAWDEDADDEEGFELTPTDEPAPRQRAASRGKKVARKSNGPTQVLSYRHGETRVNNPEVGMVHAGTDPDGEKTVWAYDPHLDPVLNFDSARAGIEKLIDDALASGDPERMKDALQELKRLQAPYLNWTGKAERTSVEVDTVSLHVHERVDPATILANAAKRLKGKDGAAQWQQPDLFAAPFENLPLRQALDFYHHEKGWSNRLVAGDSLLVMNSLLTKESMGGKVQMIYIDPPYGIKYGSNFQPFTNKRDVKDRSDDDLTQEPEMIKAFRDAWELGIHSYLTYLRDRLMLARELLSDSGSVFVQIGEENCHLVRDILDEVFGGENFVSQIIFTKTSSATSENLSGTYDLILFYAKDKPNLKFRQPYVLKEVGGTGGAAYKKVRLPNLAERPILKEELQDPVKLENGARVFRIDNLTSQGAGRDKGEGAASWFPVDFQGATLRPSEKVRWKTNEIGMERLLKAGRLSATSSGLYYVRYFDDFAAFKEDNMWADTGIAGFASEKRYVVETSEKVVERCMIMATDPGDLVLDPTCGSGTTAAVAEKWGRRWITCDTSRVAITLAKQRLMTASFDYYALRYPHEGLKGGFDYDTVPHIMLKNIVTNPDIDTIFDDDHPKITAALEGLNTALAAAPTKPLKPAQGARKGKPVDFAKGDTLHEWEVPFDWPDDWPEAARAPFDAFHAARQAMQRRMDQSIADHAEQETLYDKPRIDKSKLRICGPFSVEAVPAPTVLSLDESMPPQEADETVARSGETSRQALWRDELLKTGVRGKGGAMLRFAEFETLPGLKYIHASGSLADTGERVVVSFGPEHAALEQRQVELALTEAETLRPSPKFILFCAFTFDPEAAKDIDEVNWPGVTLLKAQMNTDLLTEDLKKKRSSNQSFWLMGQPDVELRKRKDGMWEVEVNGFDYFDPRKGDLVSGGKTQIAMWSLDTDYDNRSLMPHQVFFPMADAKGGWNRLRRTVRAELDEDLLEQFHGTVSLPFEAGENSRIAVKIVDDRGIESLKIMPLEG comes from the coding sequence ATGTCTGACAGCAGTCTGTCCGCTCTGATCCTGTCCCTGGTCCCAGGCGACGGCTCCTCCATCGGGAATGGTGCGATGATGGCGCTGCTGCGCGAGCGTGTGCCGGGCCTGACCGATGACGACTACGTCGCCGCGCGTGATGCGTTGGTCGATGACGGGCTTCTTGCGCGCGGCCGTGGGCGGGGCGGGTCGATCATGCGGGTGGTCGATGCTGACGAGGATGAGGAGGACGGCGAGGACGCCTGGGACGAGGATGCCGACGACGAGGAAGGGTTCGAGCTGACGCCGACCGACGAGCCTGCGCCGCGGCAGCGTGCCGCCTCTCGCGGGAAGAAGGTCGCGCGCAAGTCGAACGGCCCTACGCAGGTTCTCAGCTACCGCCACGGCGAGACGCGGGTCAACAACCCTGAGGTGGGCATGGTCCATGCCGGCACCGATCCGGATGGCGAGAAGACGGTCTGGGCCTATGACCCGCATCTCGACCCGGTGCTCAACTTCGACAGCGCACGGGCGGGGATCGAGAAGCTGATCGACGATGCGCTGGCCAGCGGCGATCCGGAGCGAATGAAGGACGCGCTGCAGGAGCTGAAGCGGCTGCAGGCGCCTTACCTCAACTGGACGGGCAAGGCGGAGCGGACGAGCGTCGAGGTCGATACCGTCTCGCTCCATGTCCATGAACGGGTGGACCCGGCGACGATCCTCGCCAACGCGGCCAAGCGGCTGAAGGGCAAGGACGGCGCGGCGCAGTGGCAGCAGCCTGACCTGTTCGCCGCGCCGTTCGAGAACCTGCCGCTGCGCCAGGCGCTGGATTTCTACCACCACGAGAAGGGCTGGTCGAACCGGCTGGTGGCGGGCGACAGCCTCCTGGTGATGAACTCGCTCCTGACCAAGGAGAGCATGGGCGGCAAGGTTCAGATGATCTACATCGATCCGCCCTACGGCATCAAATACGGGTCGAACTTCCAGCCCTTCACGAACAAGCGCGACGTGAAGGACCGCTCGGACGACGACCTCACCCAGGAACCCGAGATGATCAAGGCATTCCGGGACGCCTGGGAACTCGGTATCCACTCCTATCTCACCTATCTGCGCGATCGGCTCATGCTGGCGCGTGAGCTACTTAGCGATAGTGGATCCGTGTTCGTGCAGATCGGGGAAGAGAATTGCCACTTGGTGCGCGATATATTGGATGAAGTTTTTGGCGGTGAAAATTTTGTATCTCAGATCATTTTCACAAAAACATCGAGTGCAACTTCAGAGAATCTCTCCGGAACTTACGACCTCATCCTCTTTTATGCGAAAGATAAGCCCAACTTGAAGTTTCGCCAACCGTATGTGTTGAAAGAGGTCGGTGGAACCGGAGGCGCGGCCTATAAAAAGGTACGTCTTCCGAACCTGGCGGAGCGTCCAATTCTCAAGGAGGAATTGCAGGATCCAGTGAAACTTGAAAATGGCGCGCGTGTATTTCGAATAGACAACCTTACCAGCCAAGGCGCAGGCAGAGACAAAGGAGAGGGCGCTGCGTCCTGGTTTCCAGTTGATTTCCAAGGAGCCACGCTTCGGCCATCTGAGAAGGTCCGCTGGAAGACCAACGAAATCGGCATGGAGCGGCTTTTGAAAGCAGGTCGCCTGAGCGCCACAAGTTCCGGACTCTATTACGTCCGATACTTTGATGATTTCGCAGCATTCAAAGAAGACAACATGTGGGCTGATACCGGTATCGCCGGCTTTGCTTCCGAGAAGCGCTACGTGGTGGAAACGTCCGAGAAGGTCGTCGAGCGCTGCATGATCATGGCCACCGACCCGGGCGATCTCGTGCTGGATCCGACGTGTGGCTCAGGCACGACTGCGGCCGTCGCCGAGAAATGGGGAAGACGATGGATCACGTGTGACACCTCGCGCGTGGCGATTACGCTCGCCAAGCAAAGGCTGATGACTGCGAGTTTCGACTACTACGCCCTGCGGTATCCGCATGAGGGGCTGAAAGGTGGTTTCGATTACGACACCGTGCCGCACATCATGCTCAAGAACATTGTTACTAACCCCGACATCGACACGATCTTCGACGACGATCACCCGAAAATCACGGCGGCGCTGGAGGGCCTCAACACCGCACTGGCCGCCGCCCCGACGAAGCCGCTCAAGCCCGCGCAGGGCGCGCGCAAGGGCAAGCCGGTGGACTTCGCCAAGGGCGACACCCTGCACGAATGGGAAGTGCCCTTCGATTGGCCGGACGATTGGCCCGAGGCTGCCCGCGCGCCCTTCGATGCCTTCCACGCCGCCCGGCAGGCGATGCAGCGCCGCATGGACCAGTCCATCGCCGACCATGCCGAGCAGGAAACGCTCTACGACAAGCCGCGCATCGACAAATCCAAGCTGCGCATCTGCGGGCCCTTCTCAGTCGAGGCGGTGCCGGCGCCGACCGTCCTGTCGCTGGACGAGAGCATGCCGCCGCAGGAAGCCGACGAGACCGTCGCCCGCTCCGGCGAGACCTCGCGCCAGGCGCTGTGGCGCGATGAACTGCTCAAGACCGGCGTGCGCGGCAAGGGCGGCGCCATGCTCCGCTTCGCCGAGTTCGAGACGCTGCCGGGGCTGAAATACATCCACGCCAGTGGGTCGCTCGCCGATACGGGCGAGCGCGTCGTCGTCAGCTTCGGCCCCGAGCACGCAGCGCTGGAGCAGCGGCAGGTGGAACTGGCCCTGACCGAGGCCGAGACCCTGCGCCCGTCGCCGAAATTCATCCTGTTCTGCGCCTTCACCTTCGACCCGGAGGCCGCGAAAGACATTGACGAGGTGAACTGGCCCGGCGTCACGCTGCTCAAGGCGCAGATGAACACCGACCTCTTGACCGAGGATCTCAAGAAGAAGCGTTCCTCGAACCAGTCCTTCTGGCTGATGGGCCAGCCGGACGTGGAGCTGCGCAAGCGCAAGGACGGGATGTGGGAGGTCGAGGTGAACGGCTTCGACTATTTCGATCCGCGCAAGGGCGATCTGGTGTCGGGCGGCAAGACGCAGATCGCGATGTGGTCGCTGGATACCGACTACGACAACCGCTCGCTGATGCCGCATCAGGTGTTCTTCCCGATGGCGGATGCGAAGGGCGGCTGGAACCGCCTGCGCAGGACGGTGCGCGCCGAGCTGGACGAGGACCTGTTGGAACAGTTCCACGGCACCGTCTCGCTGCCGTTCGAGGCGGGCGAGAACAGCCGGATCGCGGTCAAGATCGTGGACGACCGCGGGATCGAGTCGCTCAAGATCATGCCGCTCGAGGGATAG
- a CDS encoding DUF5681 domain-containing protein: MTAPRNPPPGLPRLDPPGAEPAYEVGYARPPAAHRFQKGRSGNPRGRPKGAKNKRPALNEERLKSIILDEAYRGIDIREGDRTLTVPMAQAVMRAIAHNAVKGKHFSQKLFAELVGDIERASFQLNAEYFRSAVTYKDAWEAELRRRRTHGITSLPDPVPHPDHLVLDARAGTVRVIGPMTREEKDVYDAATDEFAELLWILAATRDKLARARSAKRKQTLQEILERLGQREPSYRAILPPDMQAKAAARAERFAADIADPQTAEQARAARQQSRHTRQLLLLHAKKREEEIRKSR, translated from the coding sequence GTGACCGCCCCCCGCAACCCTCCGCCGGGCCTGCCGAGGCTCGACCCGCCCGGCGCGGAGCCCGCCTACGAGGTCGGCTATGCCCGCCCGCCCGCCGCCCACCGCTTCCAGAAGGGGCGGTCCGGAAATCCGCGCGGCCGCCCCAAGGGCGCGAAGAACAAGCGCCCCGCCCTCAACGAGGAGCGTCTCAAGTCCATCATCCTCGACGAGGCCTATCGCGGCATCGACATCCGCGAAGGTGATCGCACCCTCACCGTCCCCATGGCCCAGGCCGTCATGCGCGCCATCGCCCACAACGCCGTCAAGGGAAAGCACTTCTCCCAGAAACTCTTCGCCGAACTCGTCGGCGACATCGAGCGCGCCAGCTTCCAGCTGAACGCCGAGTACTTCCGCTCCGCCGTCACCTACAAGGACGCGTGGGAGGCGGAGTTGCGCCGCCGGAGGACCCACGGCATCACCTCCCTTCCCGACCCGGTCCCGCACCCGGACCACCTGGTCCTCGACGCCCGCGCGGGAACGGTACGCGTGATCGGGCCGATGACGCGCGAAGAAAAGGACGTGTACGACGCCGCGACCGACGAGTTTGCCGAGCTGCTCTGGATCCTTGCGGCCACGCGCGACAAGCTGGCCCGCGCCCGCAGCGCAAAAAGGAAACAGACGCTGCAGGAAATCCTCGAGCGCCTCGGTCAGCGCGAGCCGAGCTACCGTGCCATCCTCCCACCCGACATGCAGGCCAAGGCCGCAGCCCGCGCCGAAAGGTTCGCCGCCGACATCGCCGATCCTCAAACCGCAGAACAGGCCAGAGCGGCAAGGCAGCAGTCACGGCACACCCGCCAGCTCCTGCTCCTCCATGCCAAGAAACGGGAGGAAGAGATCCGAAAATCCCGGTGA
- the iolB gene encoding 5-deoxy-glucuronate isomerase: MTLLRKPLAPGGHVHAITPESAGWGYVGFDLWRLAAGQAAAAPTAAREVIIVMVEGKARLTGAGRDWGVLGDRMDVFEKTAPHCLYLPDGTDWRAEAVTDCTIAVCSAPGHGGHPPRRIGPDGIELTQRGTGANTRHINNIAMEAQDWCDSLLVTEVFTPQGNWSSYPPHRHDEDDFPRMTYLEETYYHRLNPRQGYGIQRVFTEDGSLDETMAVSDGDVVLVPRGHHPVGAPYGYEMYYLNVMAGPRRAWRFQNHPDHDWIWQRDNG; this comes from the coding sequence ATGACCCTGCTGCGCAAACCCCTCGCCCCTGGGGGCCATGTCCACGCCATCACCCCCGAAAGCGCCGGCTGGGGCTATGTCGGGTTCGATCTGTGGCGGCTGGCCGCTGGCCAGGCCGCAGCCGCCCCCACGGCCGCGCGCGAGGTCATCATCGTCATGGTCGAGGGCAAGGCCCGCTTGACCGGCGCGGGCCGCGACTGGGGCGTGCTGGGCGATCGGATGGACGTGTTCGAAAAGACCGCGCCGCACTGCCTGTATCTGCCGGACGGCACCGACTGGCGGGCCGAGGCGGTGACGGACTGCACCATTGCCGTCTGTTCCGCCCCCGGCCACGGCGGCCACCCGCCCCGCCGCATCGGCCCGGACGGGATCGAACTCACGCAGCGCGGCACCGGGGCGAACACCCGCCATATCAACAATATCGCCATGGAGGCGCAGGACTGGTGCGACAGCCTCTTGGTGACCGAGGTGTTCACCCCGCAGGGCAACTGGTCCTCCTACCCCCCGCACCGCCATGACGAGGACGACTTTCCCCGCATGACCTATCTGGAGGAAACCTATTACCACCGCCTGAACCCCCGCCAGGGCTATGGCATCCAGCGGGTGTTCACCGAGGATGGCAGCCTTGACGAGACGATGGCCGTCAGCGACGGCGACGTGGTGCTGGTCCCGCGCGGGCACCACCCGGTCGGCGCGCCCTATGGATACGAGATGTATTACCTTAACGTCATGGCCGGCCCGCGGCGGGCATGGCGGTTCCAGAACCACCCCGACCACGACTGGATCTGGCAGCGCGACAACGGCTGA
- a CDS encoding site-specific DNA-methyltransferase, translating to MSVKANEHRTAQETTMVDLHIEQIAPAALTPWARNARTHSKKQLRQIADSIRSFGFTNPVLIDRQNIILAGHGRVEAARMIGMVSVPCVRLEHMTEEQKRAYVIADNKIALNAGWDDTILAEELQALSQADLDFDLGVIGFEVAEIDRLVEGLAPEEPDDPADDALPASPPPRCRLGDVWALGPHRLVIGDSLDPDVVAGLMNGAEARMVFTDPPYNVPIDGHVGGAGKVKHREFAMAAGEMTRGEFTAFLLRALQNHADHSCDGSIHFVCMDWRHMGELLEAGASVYDELKNLVVWVKDNGGMGTFYRSRHELVFVFKKGTAPHVNSFGLGEGGRYRTNVWQYRGVNTMRTGRMEELAMHPTVKPVQMIADALKDCSARGDIVLDLFGGSGSTLIAAEKTGRRARLCEIDPLYGDVILARWERLAHDDAEQLVCGWAPPIAAANLEPGTLARVSTIACGSDEAAA from the coding sequence ATGAGCGTCAAGGCCAACGAGCACCGCACAGCACAGGAGACCACCATGGTTGACCTTCACATCGAGCAGATCGCTCCCGCCGCGCTGACACCGTGGGCCCGCAATGCCCGCACCCACTCGAAGAAGCAGCTCCGCCAGATCGCGGACAGCATCCGCAGCTTCGGCTTCACCAACCCGGTCCTCATCGACCGCCAGAATATCATCCTCGCCGGCCACGGCCGCGTCGAGGCCGCCAGGATGATCGGGATGGTCTCCGTCCCGTGCGTCCGCCTCGAGCACATGACCGAGGAGCAGAAGCGCGCCTATGTCATCGCCGACAACAAGATCGCCCTCAACGCCGGCTGGGACGACACCATCCTTGCCGAGGAACTGCAGGCGTTGTCCCAGGCCGACCTCGACTTCGACCTTGGCGTGATCGGATTCGAGGTCGCCGAGATCGACCGCCTCGTCGAAGGCCTGGCGCCCGAAGAACCCGACGATCCCGCGGACGATGCCCTGCCCGCATCGCCCCCGCCCCGCTGCCGGCTCGGCGATGTCTGGGCGCTCGGTCCGCACCGCCTGGTGATCGGCGACAGCCTCGACCCTGACGTTGTCGCCGGGCTGATGAACGGGGCAGAGGCCCGCATGGTGTTCACCGATCCGCCCTACAACGTCCCGATCGACGGGCACGTGGGCGGGGCCGGCAAGGTCAAGCACCGCGAGTTCGCCATGGCCGCCGGCGAGATGACCAGGGGCGAGTTCACGGCCTTCCTGCTCCGCGCCCTGCAGAACCACGCCGACCACAGCTGCGACGGCTCCATCCACTTCGTCTGCATGGACTGGCGCCACATGGGCGAGCTGCTCGAGGCCGGCGCCTCCGTCTACGACGAGCTCAAGAACCTTGTCGTCTGGGTCAAGGACAACGGCGGCATGGGCACCTTCTATCGCTCGCGCCACGAGCTGGTGTTCGTGTTCAAGAAGGGCACCGCCCCGCACGTCAACAGCTTCGGCCTGGGCGAGGGCGGCCGCTACCGCACCAACGTCTGGCAATATCGCGGGGTCAACACCATGCGCACCGGGCGCATGGAGGAACTCGCCATGCACCCCACGGTCAAGCCGGTCCAGATGATCGCCGATGCCCTCAAGGACTGCTCCGCCCGCGGCGACATCGTCCTCGACCTCTTCGGCGGCTCCGGCTCCACCCTCATCGCCGCCGAGAAGACCGGCCGCCGGGCCCGACTGTGCGAGATCGACCCGCTCTATGGCGATGTCATCCTCGCCCGTTGGGAGCGCCTCGCCCACGACGACGCCGAGCAGCTGGTCTGCGGCTGGGCACCCCCCATTGCTGCGGCCAACCTTGAACCGGGCACCCTTGCGCGGGTATCCACCATCGCGTGTGGCAGCGACGAGGCCGCGGCGTGA
- a CDS encoding BPTD_3080 family restriction endonuclease, producing the protein MSLIINTPFECPAQHWIEGKGGKLEIKPERRPASYEVFDARNNTKRTEVLDLVNTIRARVDQWRGDGWPGVTIVTRKLLDHWHDRDARQYPFYFCQLEAIETLIWWVEGAEAYKQGIAIPGDGGVWERLCNKMATGAGKTTVMAMIITWQVLNALTYPKRNKDFSRAVFIVAPGLTVKERLQVLLPSEGSYYDEFNLCPSEALRQKLNQAEVLIENWHTLMPLKEADRSVVKKGRESDEAFTRRVLGKLAAHKDIIVINDEAHHAYRKPPEVKISKKAAAEQGIDLDEATRWIEGLDRIHKTRRIQRCFDLSATPFAPTGKKSTDTALFDWIVSDFGLNDAIEAGLVKTPRVVVRDDAVPDAKTLRSKLYHIYRDPSVSEDLNRAKAEPHEALPKLVQDAYTLLGADWRETRRQWREAGHHSPPVMLTVCNRTETAARIESYFNKGDAHWPELHAPDRTLRVDSKVLEKAEIGDTASSDKDYEARLKEIIDAADLPETRRQQFLALKKEELLREIVDNVGKRGAAGQDLQNVISVAMLSEGWDAKNVTHIMGLRAFTSQLLCEQVVGRGLRRVSYDTDENGLFLPEYVNVFGVPLSISETGEGGEAPPPPKPTTQIEVVPDRAHLELRWPNVLRVETVVKPELAIDWSKVQPLVLDPASTPISAELAPALGGATDMGKVTAIDLEKLPDGFRLQRLVFQAARKAFAELSHGFTGTHEYLAAQLVRIVEAFLNSDRLNIPSLFHTDPLRRRILIALNIDLIVQHVLSNVTEQNTERLTPVFDEENPIGATGSMRTWYTTKPCFPTTKSHISHLVGDSAWEGHAANVFEKREDVLAYAKNDHLGFQIYYMWAGSRRRYVPDFLVRLAGGTILALEIKGTDSLQNKAKRDALNEWVKAINAAGGFGRWAWDVAFKPGEVQDIVTKHGAVAEPAE; encoded by the coding sequence ATGTCCCTTATCATCAACACGCCATTCGAGTGCCCCGCACAGCATTGGATCGAGGGCAAGGGCGGCAAGCTGGAGATCAAGCCCGAGCGGCGGCCGGCGAGCTACGAGGTCTTCGATGCGCGGAACAACACCAAGCGCACCGAGGTTCTCGACCTGGTGAACACGATCCGGGCGCGCGTGGATCAGTGGCGCGGGGACGGCTGGCCCGGTGTCACCATCGTCACTCGGAAGCTGCTGGACCACTGGCACGACCGCGATGCGCGGCAGTACCCGTTTTATTTCTGCCAGCTCGAGGCCATCGAGACGCTGATCTGGTGGGTCGAGGGGGCCGAGGCCTACAAGCAGGGCATCGCGATCCCCGGCGATGGCGGGGTGTGGGAGCGTCTTTGCAACAAGATGGCGACGGGCGCGGGCAAGACCACGGTGATGGCGATGATCATCACCTGGCAGGTGCTGAACGCGCTGACCTATCCGAAACGGAACAAAGACTTCAGCCGCGCCGTGTTCATCGTGGCCCCTGGCCTGACCGTGAAGGAACGGCTGCAGGTGCTGCTGCCCAGCGAGGGCAGCTACTACGACGAGTTCAACCTGTGCCCGTCCGAGGCCCTGCGCCAGAAGCTGAACCAAGCGGAGGTGCTGATCGAGAACTGGCACACGCTGATGCCGCTGAAGGAAGCGGACCGCTCGGTGGTGAAGAAGGGGCGCGAGTCCGACGAGGCCTTCACGCGGCGGGTGCTGGGCAAGCTGGCGGCGCACAAGGACATCATCGTCATCAACGACGAAGCGCACCACGCCTACCGCAAGCCGCCCGAGGTGAAGATCAGCAAGAAGGCGGCCGCGGAACAAGGCATCGACCTAGACGAAGCGACCCGCTGGATCGAGGGTCTGGACCGCATCCACAAGACCCGGCGCATCCAGCGCTGTTTCGACCTCTCGGCCACGCCCTTCGCCCCGACAGGGAAGAAGAGCACCGACACGGCGCTGTTCGACTGGATCGTCTCGGATTTCGGGCTGAACGACGCGATCGAGGCCGGGCTCGTGAAGACGCCGCGTGTCGTTGTCCGCGACGATGCTGTCCCGGACGCCAAGACGCTCCGGTCGAAGCTTTATCACATCTATCGCGACCCGTCCGTCTCCGAGGACCTGAACCGGGCAAAAGCCGAACCCCACGAAGCACTGCCGAAGCTGGTGCAGGACGCCTACACGCTCCTCGGCGCCGACTGGCGGGAAACGCGTCGGCAGTGGCGAGAAGCCGGGCATCATTCGCCTCCGGTCATGCTCACCGTCTGCAACCGCACGGAGACCGCGGCCCGCATCGAGAGTTATTTCAACAAGGGCGATGCACATTGGCCCGAGTTGCACGCGCCAGACCGGACGCTTCGCGTCGACTCGAAAGTGCTCGAGAAGGCAGAGATCGGCGACACCGCCTCATCCGACAAGGACTACGAGGCGCGCTTGAAGGAGATCATCGACGCGGCAGACCTTCCCGAAACGCGCCGCCAGCAGTTCCTTGCCCTTAAGAAGGAAGAACTGCTGCGCGAGATCGTGGACAATGTCGGGAAAAGGGGTGCCGCCGGTCAGGACCTTCAGAACGTCATATCGGTGGCGATGCTGTCGGAGGGATGGGACGCCAAGAATGTGACGCACATCATGGGGCTCCGGGCCTTCACGTCCCAGTTGCTCTGCGAACAGGTCGTAGGACGCGGACTGCGCCGGGTGTCCTACGACACTGACGAGAACGGCCTGTTCCTGCCCGAATACGTCAACGTCTTCGGCGTGCCGCTCTCGATCTCGGAGACCGGCGAAGGCGGTGAGGCGCCGCCACCGCCGAAGCCCACCACGCAGATCGAGGTGGTGCCCGACCGGGCCCATCTGGAACTTCGCTGGCCGAACGTGCTGCGCGTGGAGACGGTCGTCAAACCGGAGCTCGCGATTGACTGGAGCAAGGTGCAGCCACTGGTGCTCGACCCAGCCAGCACACCGATCAGCGCCGAGCTCGCCCCTGCGCTCGGCGGCGCGACGGACATGGGCAAGGTCACCGCGATCGACCTTGAGAAGCTACCGGATGGCTTCCGTCTGCAGCGCCTCGTGTTCCAGGCTGCACGGAAGGCGTTTGCCGAGCTGAGCCATGGGTTCACCGGCACGCACGAGTATCTGGCGGCGCAGCTGGTCAGGATCGTCGAGGCGTTCCTCAACTCGGACCGCCTCAACATCCCGTCGCTGTTTCACACTGACCCGCTTCGGAGGCGGATCCTGATCGCACTCAACATCGACCTCATCGTTCAGCATGTGCTGAGCAATGTGACGGAGCAGAATACGGAACGCCTGACGCCGGTTTTCGACGAGGAAAATCCGATTGGTGCCACCGGCTCGATGCGCACCTGGTACACGACCAAGCCGTGCTTCCCGACGACCAAGTCGCACATCAGCCATCTGGTGGGAGATTCTGCCTGGGAAGGCCACGCGGCCAATGTCTTCGAGAAGCGCGAGGACGTTCTTGCCTACGCCAAGAACGATCACCTCGGTTTCCAGATCTACTACATGTGGGCGGGCTCCCGGCGGCGATACGTCCCGGATTTCCTGGTCCGTCTTGCTGGCGGCACGATCCTCGCACTCGAGATCAAGGGCACCGACAGTCTTCAGAACAAGGCCAAGCGGGACGCGCTGAACGAATGGGTGAAGGCGATCAATGCAGCAGGCGGTTTCGGACGCTGGGCTTGGGATGTCGCGTTCAAGCCGGGCGAGGTGCAGGACATCGTTACAAAGCACGGGGCCGTCGCCGAGCCGGCAGAATAG
- the iolE gene encoding myo-inosose-2 dehydratase — MILFGTNPIAWTNDDDHSIGAHLTLDDCLSDCRQIGFDGIEKGHLMPDDGAALKARLGGYGLRFVGAWHSTNLLTNDIDTEKAALMRMIEMIRAAGGSHINACECSNTVHGNDAVAVNDRPVMSDAEWDRFSTGYEELSRFAREQGAVMGYHHHMGTIIESPADIDRFMDMAGPDTRLLLDTGHCLFGGGDPAAMARRYMDRVTHIHAKNIRRPVMEQVRAEGLSFLEGVRRGVFTVPGDPEGCVDFPPVLKAAADAGYQGWLVIEAEQDSALRNPLEYQGMGNRALRRMAAEAGLV, encoded by the coding sequence ATGATCCTTTTCGGCACCAACCCGATCGCCTGGACCAATGACGACGATCATTCGATCGGCGCGCATCTGACGCTGGACGACTGCCTGTCCGACTGCCGGCAGATCGGCTTTGACGGCATCGAAAAAGGGCACCTGATGCCCGACGACGGCGCGGCGCTCAAGGCGCGGCTGGGCGGCTACGGCCTGCGCTTTGTCGGGGCCTGGCATTCGACGAACCTGCTGACGAATGACATCGACACCGAAAAGGCCGCCCTGATGCGCATGATCGAGATGATCCGCGCCGCCGGCGGCAGCCATATCAACGCCTGCGAATGTTCCAACACCGTCCACGGCAACGACGCGGTGGCGGTCAATGACCGCCCCGTCATGTCGGATGCCGAATGGGACCGCTTCAGCACCGGGTATGAGGAACTGTCCCGCTTTGCGCGCGAACAGGGCGCGGTGATGGGCTATCACCACCACATGGGCACGATCATCGAAAGCCCGGCCGACATCGACCGTTTCATGGACATGGCCGGGCCGGACACGCGGCTGTTGCTGGACACCGGGCACTGCCTGTTCGGCGGCGGCGATCCGGCGGCGATGGCGCGCAGATACATGGACCGCGTGACCCACATCCACGCCAAGAACATCCGCCGCCCGGTGATGGAACAGGTGCGGGCCGAAGGGCTGTCCTTCCTCGAAGGGGTGCGGCGCGGGGTCTTCACCGTTCCGGGCGACCCCGAGGGCTGCGTCGATTTCCCCCCGGTGCTGAAAGCGGCAGCCGATGCGGGCTATCAGGGCTGGCTGGTGATCGAGGCCGAACAGGACAGCGCCCTGCGCAATCCGCTGGAATACCAGGGCATGGGCAACCGCGCCCTGCGCCGGATGGCGGCGGAGGCAGGCCTCGTCTGA